From the Quercus lobata isolate SW786 chromosome 6, ValleyOak3.0 Primary Assembly, whole genome shotgun sequence genome, one window contains:
- the LOC115993734 gene encoding chaperonin CPN60-2, mitochondrial-like: MYRFASSLASKARLARNTTQQIGSRLSSSRNYAAKDIRFGVEARALMLKGVEELADAVKVTMGPKGRNVVIEQSWGAPKVTKDGVTVAKSIEFKDKVKNIGASLVKQVASATNDAAGDGTTCATVLTRAIFTEGCKSVAAGMNAMDLRRGISMAVDSVVNHLKSSARKISKSDEIAQVGTISANGEREIGELIARAMERVGKEGVITIQDGKTLYNELEVVEGMKLERGYISPYFITNQKNQKCELEDPLILIHEKKISSLNAIIKVLELALKRQRPLLIVSEDVESEALATLILNKLRAGIKVCAIKAPGFGENRKSNLQDLAILTGGELITEELGMNLEKVDLDMLGSCKKVTISKDDTVILDGAGDKKALEERCEQIRSAIENSTSDYDKEKLQERLGKLSGGVAVLKVWSN, translated from the exons ATGTACCGCTTTGCCTCAAGTCTCGCCTCTAAAGCTCG GCTTGCTAGGAACACAACCCAGCAG ATTGGTAGTAGATTGAGTTCTAGTAGAAACTATGCCGCCAAAGATATAAGATTTGGGGTGGAGGCCCGGGCTCTGATGCTAAAGGGTGTGGAGGAGCTTGCTGATGCTGTTAAGGTCACCATGGGTCCTAAG GGACGTAATGTGGTAATCGAACAAAGTTGGGGTGCCCCAAAAGTGACAAAAGATGGTGTCACTGTAGCAAAGAGCATTGAATTCAAGGACAAAGTCAAGAATATTGGTGCTAGCCTTGTGAAGCAGGTTGCAAGTGCCACCAATGATGCAGCAGGGGATG GGACCACGTGTGCCACAGTACTTACACGGGCAATATTTACCGAAGGGTGCAAATCCGTTGCCGCAGGGATGAATGCAATGGACCTAAGACGTGGTATTAGCATGGCGGTTGATTCTGTTGTTAATCATTTGAAGAGTAGTGCACGAAAGATCAGCAAAAGTGACGAAATAGCACAG GTTGGGACAATATCTgcaaatggagagagagaaattggtGAGTTGATTGCAAGGGCAATGGAGAGAGTTGGCAAAGAGGGAGTAATCACAATTCAA GATGGAAAAACATTGTACAATGAGTTGGAAGTTGTTGAGGGCATGAAGCTTGAACGGGGTTACATATCCCCTTACTTCATTACTAACCAGAAAAACCAGAAATGT GAACTGGAAGACCCTCTCATTCTAATCCATGAGAAGAAAATCTCAAGTTTAAATGCCATCATTAAAGTATTAGAACTGGCTTTGAAG AGACAAAGGCCATTACTAATTGTTTCAGAAGACGTGGAAAGTGAGGCTTTGGCAACTCTCATTCTCAATAAGCTTCGTGCTGGAATCAAG GTTTGTGCTATCAAAGCCCCTGGTTTTGGTGAAAACAGGAAGTCCAATCTGCAGGATCTTGCCATTCTTACAGGAGGCGAA CTTATTACTGAAGAGCTTGGCATGAATCTTGAAAAAGTGGATCTGGATATGCTTGGCTCATGCAAAAAG GTTACAATATCAAAGGATGACACTGTTATTCTTGATGGTGCTGGGGACAAGAAGGCTCTTGAGGAAAGATGTGAACAG atcCGGTCCGCAATTGAAAATAGCACTTCTGATTATGACAAAGAAAAGTTACAAGAGAGATTGGGAAAGCTTTCTGGTGGTGTAGCAGTTTTGAAGGTCTGGTCAAACTAG